From the Corvus cornix cornix isolate S_Up_H32 chromosome 21, ASM73873v5, whole genome shotgun sequence genome, the window GTTTTCTTAGCTGTTGGGTCAAGTTTGTAAAACTTTGGTGTCTTTTGCACACAGTTGTTGTTACATCTTAGTTGTgctttttgtgtatttgtgaGGGAATGTTTGCATGCTGcaaattgtgatttttcttcctgttttttgtTAGGAAATTAAGATTGTGGATACAATTTAATTCAAAACTTTCTATTTCAATGTTGCTCCTAGACTATGATGATATCTCCAATCAGATAGACTTTATCATATGCCTGGGAGGAGATGGGACCTTACTTTATGCTTCTTCACTTTTCCAGGTTGGTTCTTATGGGAAATAGATccagaaacttttcttttggaagtatttaaaagtgcatttttcccccctttgttGCTGAGTTCAGCATTTGTCTTTTGTTCTTCGTCCCTTCTTTTTTATCCAGCCTGTTTTACCTTGTGAAAATAATGTCaaatgtgttgtttttattaagCACAGTTGAAGTTTCATCAGTAGTCACAATATTTACAGGCAATTAGTTGAAGTATGAATTGCTTTGACTGAGTAGctttaaaactcttttctttattGATAGGGTAGTGTACCTCCAGTTATGGCTTTTCATCTGGGATCCCTTGGATTTCTTACTCCATTTAATTTTGAGAATTTTCAGTCCCAAGTCACTCAGGTTATAGAAGGTAAATTTAAGGGGACGAGgtgtggtgtttgtttgttaCTTTTTCTTAATCAACTCTTTTAGGTTGGCCCTTAAGATTTGAAATTTGAGAAATGTATCTGAAGTGAACAGAAATcttaaatgaacagaaatataTCTTAAATTAACAGAAGTTTTGCATTGCATTGACCCATCCAGTGCTGCTCTCTGTACTGctctgcaaaggaaaagggCTAAGAAATAACTTTGTGGAGTAAATAAGTATAAAATAGTGTAGAATTTACACTAAATGACAGCTAAACATAGAAATCAAGTGCAGTGTTTAAGTACTGAGAAGTcaggcaaataaaatatttgaggaaataaattctttgtCCCTTGAATATGAGGTTATTTGAGTTGCATCCAAAGTAGATTCTGGAAAAGATGTATAAAACTCTCACATTACCAGAATGTTGTCTTTTAATACATGTTTCtaatgctttaattttctttaagctTAGCTTTTGTCTTACTGAAGATCACATGAGCCCAGCAGTGTTTTCCAATCTGAATCACGTCtatacagaatttaaattttctttgtacATCATAAGAAAAGTGGGAAGGGACTGGCTTGAAATTTGCCTTTGATTTTTGCTCATTGCTGCTAAAAATTAGTTTTGAGCTTCAGCCAAGTGTAGCCAGTTATGCTGGGAATGAAACTGGGAATGTTGAAAGCTCAGGAATAGATGGATGGCATTTCATAGAGCGTGTTGTCATTGCTGGGGTTTATTTCCTGTGccagcttttcatttttgtgtgttttccccTGTGTTTCCTCTCCAGGCAATGCAGCTCTTGTTCTCCGGAGCAGGCTCAAGGTGAAGGTGGTGAAGGAGCCCAGGGAGAAAACAACAGTCCAGAATGGGATAGAGGAAAATGGAGTCGTGTCTGCAAACCTGGAGAAAGAAGTGGGCAAGCAAATTATGCAATATCAGGTCAGAGGGCAAAGCAAGCAACAAGAACCAGGATAGTTTGTAACTTCGTATTTGTTTTATGAAAACGCCCCCCCAGCAGTCCAGGGCTGGTCCTTGCTGCTGCAACTCACAATGTGCTCTGCATGCTGAGGAATTGCTGCATGTATTTGTGCACTCAGAAGTGCTGATCGTAatttcacagaattgtttaggctggaaaatatCTGCAAGATGGAGCCCAACCTTCCttctattttgaaaacaaagtagtAGTTCTAAAGTGAGATACACCAAGCATTTTtataaatgagaagaaaaacctTGCACATTGTTAGTGACCAACTCCTGGAAATAATTCTTAACATCTCAGAAATTCAGCTGGCACGTGATAGGACGGAAGTGTAAAGAGTTTAATTTGCAGGTACTAAATCAGCACAAATATTTAGAAGATCtggaaaaactgctttgttttgacatttatttcattgccaaggcagcagcagcagactggGGTAATGTTTGGTGTCGTGGCAGGTCCTCAATGAAGTTGTGGTGGATCGTGGCCCTTCCTCCTACCTGTCCAACGTGGATGTGTTTCTGGATGGGCACCTGATAACCACGGTGCAAGGAGATGGTgagtgctgctggagctttcccagctcaggggcaggctgctgtgttttcctgcagggTTTTCTCTCATGGAAACAGAGCCTCAGTTCACTGCTGACAGCAAACATGAGTGTGCAAAGAGTAGGTGTGTTTATTCCCCCAGTGAAGCTTTAAGGTGCTGAAAGATTTTGTTCATGGGCTTGTGAGGGCAAGTAGCTCTTTTTTGGGGTATTATATTTCAGGCTAAGGGCAAGAAGTAGCTCACAAGAGATTGGCCTGGATATCTGGAATTTGCTGAAGGCAAACAATCTCCACTCATGAACAACAGGAGTCAATCTTTAAAGCTCTTaccctaaagaaaaaaaatgaaagtcatTATAAAATTGTGTAACTCAAGATGCAGAATTTTGTGCAACTTCTGAAACCACGTGGCAGGGTCAGAGGGGAGTTTCTCACTTGGTGTGTGTTGGGCTGCAGTTGAGCTGTGAAATCCAAGTGGAGAGGTTCACTTTCCTGGCAGTGGGGTTTCTTGGTGTGTCCCAGAACAATCCCTGGTTGTTGATGCTGATGGCAGTGCCTGTTTGCTGTCCCAGGGGTGAGAGTGGGGTTTCTTGGTGTCTCCCAGAGCAGTCCCTGGTTATTCAGTGCTGATGGCAGTGCCTGTTTGCTGTCCCCAGGGGTGATCGTGTCCACGCCGACCGGCAGCACCGCGTACGCCGCCGCAGCCGGAGCCTCCATGATCCACCCCAACGTCCCTGCTATCATGATCACCCCCATCTGCCCCCACTCCCTGTCCTTCAGACCCATTGTGGTTCCTGCTGGAGTGGAACTCAAGGTTGGcttctgtcattttatttctccttgtGAATTAAAAACTTCTGGAGTGGCCACGGGAATATGAGGAGGGTGGGAAGTGCCGTGTGTCTCCTGCTTGCTCCCACTTGGAGCAGGTTCAGACCAAGTCTGATTCAAGAATGTGGCTTTCTTTAGAAGAATTTCCCCACCAGTGGAATACTTTACACTTTTCCTACTGGCTTGTAGCTCTGTAACGTTCTACAAAATGGGAATTCCTACATTTGCATGCTGAAAAATGTTACATAATCTTGGCTAAAGTGCCTGTAAACGATCAGTGCTGAAGGGAATCAAAAATTCTCCTTTCATGCAGAAATATTGCAGAGTTTAAGTATATATTGGTAGCATTATTTGCAATTCAGTATTTAGCTTTTGTTAATGTTgtcttgcaggaaaaaaaaggggtaTTTAACACCTGGATATAAAATAGACAATGTGCATTTTGAACAAATATTCTTGTGCAGGGAAGAgctcctttctccttttgtcTCTGTTACAAGCCTGCTTAAGTAGGAAGAAAGCTGATTTGGAAGGGCTCCTAGAAAAGTTAGAAGATTAGCATTGAAAATGAGTGTGTTCTGGactttttgttcctgttttacGGCATAAATTGAATGTTTATTCATGGCACTGCTCTCAGCCCACGCTTACTTTCATGTCAGTGGGTGTTACTGGCCAGTGGTAGTTAATTCTTTTAATAGGAATGTATGTTAAATAGGAGCAAAACTTCCTAAATTTGACAGCTTTGGAGTCGTCATgtattaaaatctatttttctggatcaactttttaatttttcttgaaagagaaGCTAAATCAGCTCCTGAATTAAACTAAATTAACTGAATTAAAGCATGAACTGGCTGGAACTGGAAGGTCTGTATGGGTTATGACCTTGTACTTACAAAAAGGGGATTTATTACATctagaaaaatatatgtttatcAACAAAAAATGAAGGTTTGGAGCTTGAGTGGTGTTACTGCACTGCTGCCATGAACAGATGAGGAATTCCAGTGCAGCTGTGGAGTTACAAAGACTCAGATCTGCACTCAGAGGGAGGATGGAGGAGGTGTTTGTTCCTTGCTCTTGAGTTTTGGACCTCAAGTTCAGCtcattcctgtttttcagattaTGCTCTCCCCAGATGCCAGGAACACAGCGTGGGTTTCGTTTGATGGAAGGAAGAGGCAGGAAATATGCCATGGAGACAGGTCAAGCCTTTTTTCTGATTGTATTATCTCTAAGTATAGAAAATCCTGATTCATGCAGCTCCCTCACTCTCTAACATCTGCCAAAAGGAGTTTTGGCAGTGAAGAAACAAGCTTCTATAAACCCTAACACCTCCTAGAGCACAAACTGCACTAAAAGGATTTCATTTCTAACTTGAGTTCTTTAGATCTTCCCATAAAAGCAAGTGAAATGTTCAGACTCTGTAAACATTGCGTGCTTGGCAAGGAAGATGGGCATATCTTTAGAAAACTCTGTAAATTTTAGCTTCAAGATGAATCCTAGGAGTTTTGGGAGGTATAAACCAacaggagctgcctgtgagcagagctgctggaaaactCCATGTGGTTTAAACTGGGTTAACTGGGAGTGGTTGTGGTCACTTGCTCTGGCTTTGAGTGAGCAGAAGGGTGTGAAGTCCCTCAGTTCTGTGTTCAGTATGTGGTGGTGGAGGTGACTAaaggcagctgtgggaaggagatTGGCAGATTTGTTATTCAGGATGCCCTTTTTCCTCTTGGCCCACACAAGTTGCTGTGAAGGAAAATGTACAGCTGGTGTAAGCCTCCATcctgaaaagttttatttcctctgagCTGGAATCATCTCTACAAGTAGTTGAGGAGCCCAGTGAAGATTCAAACCCAGGGTTTGGCCCATGGTTACACTCTGGAATCCTTAGGCCTGTTGCAACTGAAAGGCCAAGGTGGTGCTTTGGGTTTCCTTTGTCCCTGTGTGGGTGATGTGAAGCCCAGCCAGAGGCTGCAGGGTGCCATGGAGGGGCTCACAGAAGTGTCACACAAAgtgtccccagagcagctgctcgTTGTTTACAGCTCAGCTGAGTTCAGCTTTAGCTTCGATCACTGATCATGCAGAGCTGTTGTTCAGCAGCGTTGGTGaatcagtgctgtgctgggtggggAGCAGGCTGGGGTTTGGGGAGCAGGCTGGGGTTTGTTCAGGTTGCTGTGTGCTGTCTGACTGTCCCGTGCTGTTGCAGTATCAGCATCACTACCTCTTGCTACCccctcccctccatctgctTCCGGGACCCCGTGAGCGACTGGTTCGAGAGCCTGGCCGAGTGCCTGCACTGGAACGTCCGCAAGAAGCAGAACAACTTCGCCGTGGAAGAAGAAGAGTTCTGAGTGTCCACAtccagcaggactggggcaCTGCAATGTGGCAGTATCCCCTCCTCTCTGCTTGGATTTTGGAGCTCTTGGTGTGGGCACTGCCCTGGACCTGCCTCGTGGTTGTGGTTTCTATCCCTCAGATCCTGTGGCTGGAGAGGGTTGTGTTCCTTTCTGTCCACCAAGAGTAGGAGTGGAAGGCTCTGATGGTTCTAATCCAGTGTGAATTTCCTTCCAAATGAGCAGTCTGAGAGTGGATTGTTCCTGACTGCTACCAACAACCACATCTGCAGATTTGATTGTAACCTCTAACTTACCAGTTCCATGGTAGGCTGAATGTAGCTACACCAGGGAAAAGTGGCAGCAGAAAAGTGGCATTAAAATCTCCTCTTTCGGTTTGTAACTCCATTTAACACTGCTAAGAATAGAAAGGCTCTGAgaagatttcttaaaaaaaaaaaaaaaaaaaaaaagctcctcTTTGTTATCTTAAATACACCTTGCccagaaaatactttcttacTTGCAAATGTGAC encodes:
- the NADK gene encoding NAD kinase isoform X1 is translated as MEMSREKLCASKADGSSDSAFHCSACHDDEEWGSTSRGRAKSRSLSASPALGSTKEFRRTRSLHGPCPVTTFGPKACMLQNPKTIMHIQDPASQRLTWNKPPKSVLVIKKIRDASLLQPFKELCVYLTEENNMIVYVEKKVLEDPAIANDENFGPVKKKFCTFREDYDDISNQIDFIICLGGDGTLLYASSLFQGSVPPVMAFHLGSLGFLTPFNFENFQSQVTQVIEGNAALVLRSRLKVKVVKEPREKTTVQNGIEENGVVSANLEKEVGKQIMQYQVLNEVVVDRGPSSYLSNVDVFLDGHLITTVQGDGVIVSTPTGSTAYAAAAGASMIHPNVPAIMITPICPHSLSFRPIVVPAGVELKIMLSPDARNTAWVSFDGRKRQEICHGDSISITTSCYPLPSICFRDPVSDWFESLAECLHWNVRKKQNNFAVEEEEF
- the NADK gene encoding NAD kinase isoform X2, with the translated sequence MEFLCRAPALLVGMFLGGKRRYGRTRSLHGPCPVTTFGPKACMLQNPKTIMHIQDPASQRLTWNKPPKSVLVIKKIRDASLLQPFKELCVYLTEENNMIVYVEKKVLEDPAIANDENFGPVKKKFCTFREDYDDISNQIDFIICLGGDGTLLYASSLFQGSVPPVMAFHLGSLGFLTPFNFENFQSQVTQVIEGNAALVLRSRLKVKVVKEPREKTTVQNGIEENGVVSANLEKEVGKQIMQYQVLNEVVVDRGPSSYLSNVDVFLDGHLITTVQGDGVIVSTPTGSTAYAAAAGASMIHPNVPAIMITPICPHSLSFRPIVVPAGVELKIMLSPDARNTAWVSFDGRKRQEICHGDSISITTSCYPLPSICFRDPVSDWFESLAECLHWNVRKKQNNFAVEEEEF
- the NADK gene encoding NAD kinase isoform X3; amino-acid sequence: MLQNPKTIMHIQDPASQRLTWNKPPKSVLVIKKIRDASLLQPFKELCVYLTEENNMIVYVEKKVLEDPAIANDENFGPVKKKFCTFREDYDDISNQIDFIICLGGDGTLLYASSLFQGSVPPVMAFHLGSLGFLTPFNFENFQSQVTQVIEGNAALVLRSRLKVKVVKEPREKTTVQNGIEENGVVSANLEKEVGKQIMQYQVLNEVVVDRGPSSYLSNVDVFLDGHLITTVQGDGVIVSTPTGSTAYAAAAGASMIHPNVPAIMITPICPHSLSFRPIVVPAGVELKIMLSPDARNTAWVSFDGRKRQEICHGDSISITTSCYPLPSICFRDPVSDWFESLAECLHWNVRKKQNNFAVEEEEF